The Elaeis guineensis isolate ETL-2024a chromosome 13, EG11, whole genome shotgun sequence genome includes a region encoding these proteins:
- the LOC105032793 gene encoding serine acetyltransferase 1, chloroplastic: MATCVENCRARALFSKYVINIPQPDVANRSNCTIPANDSSDAAGDDVWARIQEEARSDVEEEPVLQNYYVDLILSHNSLESALAAHLANRLSLSNLMPTNSLQELLLSIFSKDPEIGWSVRADLRAARDRDPACAKMVHCFLYYKGFLALQAHRVAHRLWAEGRAAAALLLQSRTSEVFAVDIHPGARIGSGVLLDHATGVVIGETAVVGDDVSILHGVTLGGTGKERGDRHPKIGDGVLVGAGTQILGNVEVGEGAKIGAGSVVLRAVPARTTAVGNPARLVGGKENPVRLGRRASLTMDHTSWSDYVI, translated from the coding sequence ATGGCCACCTGCGTCGAGAATTGCCGAGCCAGAGCTCTCTTCTCCAAGTATGTAATCAACATCCCCCAGCCTGATGTCGCTAACCGTTCTAACTGCACCATCCCTGCCAACGACTCCAGCGATGCCGCCGGCGACGACGTTTGGGCAAGGATCCAAGAAGAAGCCCGGTCGGACGTTGAAGAAGAGCCAGTCCTCCAGAATTACTATGTTGATCTCATCCTCTCCCACAATTCCCTCGAGTCTGCCCTCGCAGCGCATCTTGCTAACAGGCTAAGTCTTTCAAATCTCATGCCGACCAACAGTCTCCAAGAATTGCTCTTGAGCATCTTTTCCAAGGATCCCgagatcggctggtcggtgagggcCGATCTTCGGGCGGCGAGGGACCGGGATCCGGCGTGCGCGAAGATGGTTCACTGCTTTCTTTACTACAAAGGGTTCTTGGCGTTGCAGGCCCACCGGGTGGCGCACCGGCTGTGGGCGGAGGGGCGGGCGGCGGCGGCGCTGCTGCTGCAGAGCCGGACGTCGGAGGTGTTCGCCGTCGACATCCACCCGGGGGCGAGGATTGGGTCAGGTGTGCTGCTGGACCATGCGACAGGGGTGGTCATCGGCGAGACGGCGGTGGTCGGCGACGACGTGTCGATCCTCCACGGCGTGACGCTGGGTGGCACCGGGAAGGAGAGAGGCGACCGGCATCCGAAGATCGGCGACGGGGTCTTGGTGGGTGCGGGGACGCAGATACTGGGGAACGTGGAGGTCGGAGAGGGGGCGAAGATCGGGGCGGGGTCGGTGGTGCTGCGGGCGGTGCCGGCGAGGACGACGGCGGTGGGGAACCCGGCGAGGCTGGTCGGTGGAAAAGAGAACCCGGTCCGTCTCGGGAGGAGGGCCTCTCTGACGATGGACCACACCTCGTGGTCGGATTACGTCATATAA